One Arthrobacter sp. StoSoilB20 DNA segment encodes these proteins:
- a CDS encoding PTS mannitol transporter subunit IICBA yields the protein MATETVAKPRTSARVGVQKFGTFLSGMIMPNIGAFIAWGLITALFIEKGWIPVPELGGYGTNAEGVAHVGLVGPMVNYLLPLLIAYTGGRMVYDVRGGVVGAIATMGVIVGTGIPMFIGAMIMGPLGGWTMKKIDAIWDGKIRPGFEMLVNNFSAGIWGGILTLLGFYGLTPVVKAFTAGAGSVVQFLVDNGLLPLTSIFIEPAKVLFLNNAINHGVLTPLGIQQSLDQGKSILFLLEANPGPGLGILLAYMFFGRGAARASAPGAAIIHFLGGIHEIYFPYVLMKPILILAAIGGGMTGIATLAITNSGLVAPAAPGSIIAVIAQTSRDSYVGVILAVVLATAVSFLIASLILRTSKNKGEDDLSAATSRMEAMKGKKSSVSSALVGDRAAAQGEGTVLTRPVQNIVFACDAGMGSSAMGASVLRNKIKAAGFPDVKVTNSAIANLSDSYDVVVTHQDLTERAQPRTASAIHYSVDNFMNSPEYDDIVELVRSSNTDATASGTTAEPAAGAQPTEAATTAAPAQGAHTAEPAVGVGGQANGAQATGAQAEGKGVLLRESVVLNGTATDRDAAIDEAGKLLLDRGAVDVSYVHAMHEREESVSTYMGSFLAIPHGTNDAKEHINHSAVSIIRYPEGIDWGGKQVKFVVGVAGLNNEHLHILSSIAKIFTNKAQVAQLEEATTVDEVLELFGKVNA from the coding sequence ATGGCAACAGAGACCGTTGCGAAGCCCCGCACCAGCGCCCGTGTTGGTGTCCAAAAGTTCGGGACATTCCTGTCCGGCATGATCATGCCGAACATTGGTGCCTTCATCGCCTGGGGCCTCATCACAGCCCTGTTCATCGAAAAGGGCTGGATTCCGGTCCCGGAGCTTGGCGGTTATGGGACCAACGCCGAAGGTGTTGCCCACGTGGGCCTTGTGGGCCCCATGGTCAACTACCTGCTTCCGCTCCTGATTGCCTACACCGGCGGCCGGATGGTCTACGACGTTCGCGGCGGCGTGGTGGGTGCCATCGCCACCATGGGCGTGATTGTCGGTACCGGCATCCCCATGTTCATTGGCGCCATGATCATGGGCCCGCTGGGCGGCTGGACCATGAAGAAGATCGACGCCATTTGGGACGGCAAGATCCGGCCCGGTTTTGAGATGCTGGTCAATAACTTCTCTGCCGGTATCTGGGGCGGAATCCTGACCCTGCTCGGGTTCTACGGGCTGACGCCCGTGGTCAAGGCCTTCACGGCCGGCGCCGGCTCCGTGGTCCAGTTCCTGGTGGACAACGGCCTCCTGCCGCTGACCAGCATTTTCATCGAACCTGCCAAGGTCCTCTTCCTCAACAACGCCATCAACCACGGCGTGCTGACTCCGCTGGGCATCCAGCAGTCGCTGGACCAGGGCAAGTCCATCCTGTTCCTGCTCGAGGCCAACCCCGGCCCGGGCCTGGGCATCCTGCTGGCGTACATGTTCTTCGGCCGTGGAGCTGCCCGTGCTTCGGCACCCGGTGCCGCGATCATCCACTTCCTCGGTGGTATCCACGAGATCTACTTCCCGTACGTCCTGATGAAGCCCATCCTCATCCTCGCCGCGATCGGCGGTGGCATGACGGGCATCGCCACCTTGGCCATCACCAACTCCGGACTCGTGGCACCTGCTGCTCCGGGTTCCATCATCGCGGTCATTGCCCAGACCTCCCGCGACAGCTACGTCGGCGTCATCCTGGCGGTTGTCCTGGCCACTGCCGTGTCCTTCCTGATCGCTTCGCTGATTCTGCGGACCTCCAAGAACAAGGGCGAGGATGACCTCTCCGCCGCCACATCCCGCATGGAGGCCATGAAGGGCAAGAAGAGCTCGGTCTCTTCAGCATTGGTAGGCGACAGGGCTGCAGCCCAGGGTGAGGGCACCGTCCTCACCCGCCCGGTTCAAAACATCGTGTTCGCTTGCGACGCCGGCATGGGTTCAAGTGCCATGGGCGCCTCGGTGCTGCGCAACAAGATCAAGGCGGCCGGCTTCCCGGACGTCAAAGTCACCAACTCGGCCATCGCGAACCTCAGCGACAGCTACGACGTTGTGGTCACCCACCAGGACCTGACCGAACGAGCCCAGCCGAGGACGGCCAGTGCCATCCACTACTCGGTGGACAACTTCATGAACAGCCCCGAGTATGACGACATTGTTGAGCTGGTCCGCAGCAGCAACACTGACGCCACAGCGTCAGGCACGACGGCGGAACCCGCCGCCGGGGCACAGCCCACCGAAGCTGCCACAACAGCAGCCCCCGCCCAGGGTGCGCATACCGCTGAACCGGCTGTCGGCGTCGGGGGTCAAGCAAACGGCGCTCAAGCAACAGGCGCTCAAGCTGAAGGCAAAGGTGTCCTGCTTCGCGAAAGCGTGGTCCTGAACGGAACCGCAACGGACCGTGATGCTGCGATCGACGAGGCGGGCAAGCTCCTGCTTGACCGCGGTGCCGTGGATGTGAGCTACGTCCACGCCATGCACGAGCGCGAGGAATCCGTGTCCACATACATGGGCAGCTTCCTGGCGATCCCGCACGGCACCAACGATGCCAAGGAGCACATCAACCACTCGGCCGTGTCCATCATCCGCTACCCGGAGGGCATCGACTGGGGTGGCAAGCAAGTGAAGTTCGTGGTTGGCGTGGCCGGCCTCAACAATGAACACCTCCACATCCTGTCTTCAATCGCCAAGATCTTCACCAACAAGGCCCAGGTGGCCCAGTTGGAGGAAGCAACCACGGTTGATGAAGTGTTGGAGCTGTTCGGAAAGGTCAACGCATAG
- the cycA gene encoding D-serine/D-alanine/glycine transporter, translated as MSDQTTQGQLRASSRDSEPHLSRSLSNRHIQLLAIGGAIGTGLFMGSGKTISVAGPSVIFVYMIIGFMLFFVMRAMGQLLLSNLNYKSFSDFAGDLLGPWAGFFTGWTYWFCWVVTGVADVIAIAGYADELWPGIQLWIPGLATIIILLLLNLPTVKAFGETEFWFALIKIVAIVALIVVGLVMIFTGFQSNAGTASFTNLWSHGGFFPKEFMGFVAGFQIAVFAFVGIELVGTAAAETKNPEHNLPRAINAIPLRVMLFYVGALIILMSVTPWTEFKAGQSPFIAMFSLAGLGMAATVVNLVVLTSAMSSANSGIYSTSRMVYGLANDGDAPKLFGRLSSRKVPQNALFLSCVLLLAGVALLYAGKDVGVAFDMVTTVSAVCFMFVWSIILASYLVYRKRRPEQHAASPFKMPGGIPMVWIVFAFFAFLVWALTTQPDTLTALLVTPIWFAILGVAYAVVRRSPLHQARVAEWKAMAEAETVAAR; from the coding sequence ATGTCCGATCAGACAACACAGGGGCAGCTCCGCGCCTCCAGCAGGGACAGCGAGCCCCACCTGTCACGCTCGCTCAGCAACCGCCACATCCAGCTCCTGGCAATCGGCGGCGCAATCGGCACCGGCCTGTTCATGGGCTCCGGCAAGACCATCTCCGTCGCCGGCCCGTCCGTGATCTTTGTGTACATGATCATCGGCTTCATGCTGTTCTTCGTCATGAGGGCCATGGGCCAGCTCCTGCTGTCCAACCTGAACTACAAGTCCTTCAGCGACTTCGCGGGCGACCTCTTGGGCCCGTGGGCGGGCTTCTTCACCGGTTGGACCTACTGGTTCTGCTGGGTGGTCACCGGCGTGGCGGACGTCATCGCGATCGCGGGCTACGCCGACGAACTTTGGCCGGGAATCCAGCTCTGGATCCCGGGCCTGGCAACCATCATCATCCTGCTCCTCCTGAACCTTCCCACTGTGAAGGCCTTCGGTGAGACAGAGTTCTGGTTCGCCCTGATCAAAATCGTTGCCATCGTGGCATTGATCGTGGTGGGCCTGGTGATGATTTTCACCGGCTTCCAGTCCAACGCGGGAACCGCAAGCTTCACCAATCTCTGGAGCCATGGCGGCTTCTTCCCCAAGGAATTCATGGGCTTCGTGGCCGGTTTCCAGATCGCCGTGTTCGCCTTCGTGGGCATTGAACTGGTGGGCACCGCAGCGGCTGAAACCAAGAACCCGGAGCACAATCTCCCCCGCGCCATCAATGCCATCCCCCTGCGCGTCATGCTCTTCTACGTCGGCGCCCTCATCATCCTCATGTCGGTCACACCTTGGACCGAGTTCAAGGCGGGCCAGAGCCCCTTCATCGCCATGTTCTCCCTCGCCGGTTTGGGAATGGCAGCCACCGTGGTCAACCTCGTAGTGCTCACCTCGGCCATGTCGTCGGCCAACTCGGGCATCTACTCCACGTCCCGCATGGTTTACGGCCTGGCCAACGACGGCGATGCGCCCAAGCTCTTCGGTCGGCTCTCCAGCCGCAAAGTACCCCAGAACGCCCTGTTCCTGTCCTGCGTCCTGCTGCTGGCCGGCGTCGCGCTTCTTTATGCGGGCAAGGACGTTGGAGTTGCCTTCGACATGGTGACCACCGTTTCCGCGGTCTGCTTCATGTTCGTCTGGTCGATCATCCTGGCCAGCTACCTCGTTTACCGCAAACGCCGCCCCGAGCAGCACGCGGCCTCACCCTTCAAGATGCCCGGCGGCATCCCGATGGTGTGGATTGTCTTCGCATTCTTCGCGTTCCTGGTTTGGGCGCTGACCACCCAGCCGGACACCCTCACAGCCCTGCTGGTAACGCCCATCTGGTTCGCCATCCTCGGCGTCGCTTACGCAGTGGTCCGCAGGTCGCCCCTGCATCAGGCCCGCGTGGCCGAATGGAAGGCGATGGCTGAAGCCGAAACCGTGGCAGCGCGCTAA
- a CDS encoding ABC transporter ATP-binding protein — protein MITVRNVTKRYGGTTVLDDVTCEIPRGGITSIIGPNGAGKSTLLSLISRLQPMDAGGVSVAGLDVTATPSKELAKTMAILRQENHLTMRLTVRDLVAFGRFPHSGGRPTVEDLEHVDEAIRQLDLTSMADKFVDELSGGQRQRAYIAMVLAQDTEYLLLDEPLNNLDMKHSVEMMRLLRRLADELGKTIVLVVHDINFASCYSDTILAMKNGRLIHQGTPSEIMRAGMLHDVYDIDIRIEEIDGNRIGVYFA, from the coding sequence ATGATTACCGTCCGGAACGTGACCAAGCGCTACGGCGGCACCACCGTGCTGGACGATGTGACCTGCGAGATTCCCCGCGGCGGCATCACGTCCATCATCGGCCCCAATGGCGCCGGCAAGTCGACGCTTCTCTCCCTGATCAGCCGGCTGCAGCCCATGGATGCCGGGGGAGTCTCAGTTGCCGGACTGGATGTCACGGCCACCCCCAGTAAGGAACTGGCCAAGACCATGGCCATCCTCCGTCAGGAAAACCACCTGACGATGCGGCTTACCGTGCGCGACCTCGTGGCTTTTGGGCGCTTTCCCCACAGTGGAGGCCGGCCCACCGTGGAGGATCTTGAGCACGTGGACGAGGCGATCCGCCAACTGGACCTCACATCCATGGCCGACAAGTTCGTTGACGAGCTCTCCGGCGGTCAGCGTCAGCGTGCCTACATCGCGATGGTCCTGGCGCAGGACACTGAATACCTGCTGCTGGATGAGCCCCTGAACAACCTGGACATGAAGCACTCGGTGGAGATGATGCGGTTGCTCCGGCGTTTGGCTGACGAACTGGGCAAGACCATCGTGCTGGTGGTCCACGACATCAATTTCGCGTCCTGCTACTCGGACACCATCCTGGCCATGAAGAACGGCAGGCTCATCCATCAGGGCACGCCGTCGGAAATCATGCGCGCGGGGATGCTGCACGACGTCTATGACATTGATATCCGGATTGAGGAGATCGACGGCAACCGCATCGGAGTGTACTTCGCCTGA
- a CDS encoding ATP-binding cassette domain-containing protein, protein MTAAAIQVKGIEKSYKDLHVLRGVDFEVAPGSIFALLGSNGAGKTTMVKILSTLLKADAGSAAVEGFDVAAESLQVRQSISLTGQFAAVDEVLSGKENLILVAKLRHLKNPGGIADDLLARFSLTEAGPRKVGTYSGGMRRRLDIAMSLIGDPKVIFLDEPTTGLDPEARLEVWQIVKNLAHQGTTVLLTTQYLDEAEQLADRIAILHEGRIIANGTLAELKRLLPPAKIEYVEKQPSLEDIFLALVGTGASTSAGTGTGTATQAASPESVKDRS, encoded by the coding sequence ATGACTGCTGCGGCAATACAAGTAAAGGGCATCGAAAAGTCCTACAAGGACCTTCATGTACTCCGTGGAGTCGATTTCGAGGTAGCCCCCGGCAGCATCTTTGCCCTGCTGGGCTCCAACGGAGCGGGCAAGACCACCATGGTGAAAATCCTCTCTACGCTGCTGAAAGCGGACGCCGGCTCGGCCGCCGTCGAAGGCTTTGACGTTGCCGCCGAGTCGCTCCAGGTGAGGCAGTCCATCAGCCTCACCGGTCAGTTCGCCGCAGTGGATGAAGTCCTCTCCGGCAAGGAGAACCTGATCCTGGTGGCGAAACTCAGGCACTTGAAGAATCCGGGCGGAATAGCAGATGACCTGCTGGCCCGGTTCAGCCTCACCGAGGCCGGTCCCCGCAAGGTGGGAACGTACTCGGGCGGTATGCGTCGCCGCCTCGACATCGCCATGAGCCTGATCGGCGATCCGAAGGTGATCTTCCTGGATGAGCCAACCACCGGCCTCGACCCGGAAGCCCGCCTTGAGGTCTGGCAGATCGTCAAGAATCTCGCCCATCAGGGGACCACAGTCCTCCTCACCACGCAGTATCTGGACGAAGCCGAACAGCTTGCTGATCGGATTGCCATCCTCCATGAGGGGCGGATCATCGCCAACGGAACCCTGGCCGAACTCAAGCGCCTGTTGCCGCCGGCCAAAATCGAATACGTCGAGAAACAGCCGAGCCTGGAGGACATCTTCCTGGCACTGGTAGGCACCGGCGCCAGCACCAGCGCAGGCACCGGCACAGGCACCGCCACCCAAGCCGCCAGCCCCGAGTCAGTAAAGGACAGGTCATGA
- a CDS encoding iron chelate uptake ABC transporter family permease subunit, with translation MPETSVTPAPLKPLAPVSVVARLRATVRSTPPGLVIAILAIAAVVLVAVFLTIDLKGNIAYILPRRAIKVSAMLLVAVAVGVSTLLFQTVTANRILTPSIMGFDSLYILVQTALAFIAGAATLATAPSTLKFGVEILLMVGFSAFLYRWMFTGATRSLHLLLLVGIVLGTLFRGFSSLLQRLMEPSEFIILQDLFFASFNNVDPGLLGVSAVLVALVCVGVWRMRHTLDVLALGREVAINVGVDHKRVVMRVLLACSLLVAISTALVGPVTFFGLLVVSLGYQLCRGFRHAWLLPIVVLIGAIALVGGQLLLERVFGFATALSVIIEFTGGILFLYLLLKGSLK, from the coding sequence ATGCCTGAAACTTCCGTGACGCCGGCACCCCTGAAGCCACTCGCGCCCGTTTCTGTGGTGGCCCGCCTGCGCGCAACCGTACGAAGCACCCCGCCGGGACTGGTGATCGCCATCCTGGCGATTGCCGCCGTCGTTCTTGTTGCTGTTTTCCTGACCATCGACCTCAAAGGCAACATCGCGTACATCCTGCCGCGCCGGGCCATCAAGGTCTCAGCGATGCTGCTGGTAGCCGTGGCGGTTGGAGTGTCCACGCTGCTTTTCCAGACCGTGACGGCCAACCGGATCCTGACGCCGTCCATTATGGGCTTCGACTCCCTGTACATCCTGGTGCAAACCGCGCTGGCTTTCATTGCCGGGGCCGCGACGTTGGCCACCGCTCCGTCGACGCTCAAGTTCGGTGTGGAGATCCTGCTGATGGTGGGATTCAGCGCGTTCCTTTACCGGTGGATGTTCACCGGGGCCACGAGGTCCCTGCATCTGCTGTTGCTCGTTGGGATTGTGCTTGGCACGCTGTTCCGTGGTTTCTCCTCGCTGTTGCAGAGGCTCATGGAACCGAGCGAATTCATCATCCTCCAGGACCTGTTCTTCGCCAGCTTCAACAACGTGGACCCGGGGCTGCTGGGTGTTTCCGCGGTGCTGGTTGCGCTGGTATGCGTCGGAGTGTGGCGCATGCGGCACACCTTGGACGTGCTGGCGCTTGGCCGGGAAGTGGCCATCAACGTCGGCGTGGACCACAAGCGCGTGGTGATGCGGGTGTTGCTTGCATGCTCGCTGCTGGTTGCCATCTCCACGGCCCTGGTGGGTCCCGTGACGTTCTTCGGGCTCCTGGTGGTGAGCCTCGGCTATCAGCTCTGCCGTGGTTTCCGGCATGCCTGGCTTCTGCCGATCGTGGTGTTGATCGGTGCCATTGCGTTGGTGGGCGGCCAGTTGCTGCTGGAGCGCGTGTTCGGCTTTGCCACTGCCCTGAGCGTCATCATCGAGTTCACCGGCGGCATCCTCTTCCTTTACCTGTTGCTGAAAGGCTCGCTGAAATGA
- a CDS encoding siderophore ABC transporter substrate-binding protein gives MKKRLSSYIGALAAGAALLTVTACGGGAAASSQPGEAGTITIEHAQGSTSNVPVNPAKVVTFDLGVLDTMNALGVEPTGVPEASYPEALKKFSDAKYAKVGSLKEPDFEAVSSAAPDLIIVSGRTAGAYEELSKIAPTIDLSVDAAKPMESFKAQTEKLGKIFKKEDEVASKLAEVDKKVAETKTKATSAGKGLIVLTSGGEVTAYGAGSRFGIIHDVLGVPTAADVKAEGSHGEAVSFEYIKETNPDILYVINRDTAIGTPGSTANPILDNELVKSTNAAKNNKIVNLDPAGWYIVGYGLNNVQAMVTAVADSVA, from the coding sequence GTGAAAAAGAGGCTGTCGAGCTACATCGGGGCACTGGCTGCAGGCGCTGCCTTGCTGACCGTTACGGCATGTGGAGGCGGGGCGGCGGCGTCTTCCCAGCCCGGGGAAGCCGGCACCATCACGATTGAACACGCCCAAGGCTCCACCTCGAATGTTCCCGTGAACCCGGCCAAGGTGGTCACTTTCGATCTCGGCGTTTTGGATACCATGAACGCGCTCGGCGTGGAGCCCACCGGCGTTCCCGAAGCCAGCTACCCGGAAGCACTCAAGAAGTTCTCCGACGCCAAGTATGCCAAGGTGGGCTCGCTGAAGGAGCCCGATTTCGAAGCCGTCAGCTCCGCAGCTCCGGACCTCATCATCGTCTCCGGCCGCACCGCCGGCGCCTACGAGGAATTGAGCAAGATCGCCCCCACCATCGATCTCTCCGTTGACGCCGCCAAGCCGATGGAAAGCTTCAAGGCCCAGACCGAGAAGCTCGGCAAGATCTTCAAGAAGGAAGACGAAGTCGCCTCCAAGCTTGCAGAGGTAGACAAGAAGGTGGCTGAGACCAAGACCAAGGCCACCTCTGCCGGCAAGGGCCTGATCGTCCTGACCTCCGGTGGCGAAGTCACCGCGTACGGTGCGGGCTCACGCTTCGGCATCATCCACGACGTCCTGGGCGTCCCCACTGCGGCCGACGTCAAGGCCGAGGGCTCCCACGGCGAGGCTGTTTCCTTCGAATACATCAAGGAAACCAACCCGGACATCCTCTACGTCATCAACCGCGATACCGCGATCGGCACCCCCGGCTCCACAGCCAACCCCATCCTGGACAACGAGCTCGTGAAGTCCACCAACGCCGCCAAGAACAACAAGATCGTCAACCTCGATCCCGCCGGTTGGTACATCGTTGGCTACGGCCTGAACAACGTCCAGGCCATGGTCACCGCAGTGGCCGACTCCGTCGCCTGA
- a CDS encoding ABC transporter permease, which produces MTITAVRPTAAASRNRTGETARLVAAAVVVLVIAVGSIFVGVSDVSLPALLANDAGAWEIFWVSRVPRTLAVVLAGMAVAVAGLIMQLMARNRFVEPSTVGTVESATLGILVVTVFAPDSPILTKMIVASVFAVLGTALFLAILRRLPARNTLLIPLVGIMLGGIIAAVTTFFAYRFDLLQTLSNWMIGDFSGVLRGRYELLWIVAVLVLVGLLAADRFTVAGMGQDFTTNLGLNYARTMRLGLMIVSLISAVVVTTVGAVPFLGLVVPNIVSLLFGDNLRRAVPWTALFGAAFVLVCDIIGRTIRFPYEVPVGMVMSVLGAILFLFLLLRKRNA; this is translated from the coding sequence GTGACAATTACAGCCGTGCGCCCCACGGCAGCAGCAAGCCGCAACCGGACTGGCGAAACCGCCCGCCTGGTTGCGGCTGCCGTCGTTGTGCTGGTGATTGCGGTTGGCAGTATCTTCGTCGGGGTCAGCGACGTTTCGTTGCCGGCCCTGCTGGCGAACGACGCCGGTGCTTGGGAGATCTTCTGGGTCTCCCGGGTGCCACGCACCTTGGCTGTGGTGCTGGCCGGGATGGCCGTCGCCGTTGCCGGGTTGATCATGCAGCTCATGGCCCGGAACCGCTTTGTTGAGCCGTCCACTGTGGGCACGGTGGAATCGGCCACTCTCGGCATCCTGGTGGTCACCGTGTTTGCCCCGGACTCACCGATTCTGACCAAGATGATCGTGGCATCCGTGTTCGCCGTCCTGGGCACAGCCCTGTTCCTGGCGATCCTCCGGAGGCTTCCGGCCCGGAATACCCTGCTGATTCCGCTGGTGGGCATCATGCTGGGCGGCATCATCGCGGCCGTCACTACGTTCTTCGCCTACCGTTTTGACCTGTTGCAGACGCTCAGCAACTGGATGATCGGCGACTTCTCCGGGGTGCTGCGCGGCCGGTACGAACTGCTGTGGATCGTGGCTGTCCTGGTGTTGGTGGGCCTCCTTGCTGCCGACCGCTTCACCGTGGCCGGCATGGGCCAGGACTTCACCACCAACCTTGGCCTGAACTACGCCCGCACCATGCGGCTCGGCCTGATGATCGTCTCGCTGATCTCGGCGGTTGTTGTTACCACTGTGGGCGCTGTGCCGTTCCTCGGCCTGGTGGTCCCCAACATTGTTTCCCTGCTGTTCGGCGACAATCTCCGCCGTGCCGTTCCCTGGACCGCGCTTTTCGGGGCGGCGTTCGTGCTGGTTTGCGACATCATTGGCCGGACCATTCGGTTCCCCTATGAGGTTCCTGTGGGCATGGTCATGTCCGTCCTGGGTGCCATCTTGTTTCTCTTCCTGCTGTTGAGGAAACGCAATGCCTGA
- a CDS encoding ABC transporter permease, with translation MNTHFFADTSVLLGRSMRHIFRSVDTIITTAITPIALMLLFVYVFGGAIRTDTDNYVNYLLPGIMLIAIASGIAYTAVRLFTDMQSGIFERFQSMPIARSSVLWAHVLTSLVANGLSLVIIVLVALLMGFRTSANVLDWLAVAGILALFTLALTWIAIIAGLSAKSVDGAGGFSYPLIFLPFISSAFVPTETMPGPVRWFAENQPVTSIVNTIQDLFALRPVGGDIWVALAWCLGILVVSYAFATAAYKRQIA, from the coding sequence ATGAACACCCACTTCTTCGCAGACACCTCTGTCCTGCTGGGCCGTTCCATGCGGCACATCTTCCGGAGCGTGGACACCATCATCACCACCGCGATCACCCCGATCGCTCTGATGCTGCTGTTCGTCTACGTCTTCGGCGGGGCCATCAGGACGGACACGGACAACTACGTCAACTACCTGCTCCCGGGCATCATGCTGATTGCGATCGCATCCGGCATCGCTTACACGGCCGTCCGCTTGTTTACGGACATGCAGAGTGGGATCTTCGAGCGGTTCCAGTCCATGCCGATCGCACGTTCGTCGGTTCTTTGGGCCCACGTACTGACCTCGCTGGTGGCTAACGGCCTCTCGCTGGTGATCATCGTCCTGGTGGCGCTCCTCATGGGTTTCCGCACCTCGGCCAATGTGCTGGACTGGTTGGCCGTGGCGGGTATTTTGGCACTCTTCACCCTGGCGCTGACGTGGATTGCCATCATCGCCGGCCTCTCGGCAAAATCGGTGGACGGGGCGGGAGGATTCTCCTACCCGTTGATCTTCCTGCCTTTCATCAGTTCGGCATTCGTCCCCACGGAAACCATGCCCGGCCCGGTGCGCTGGTTCGCTGAAAACCAGCCGGTGACCTCAATCGTGAACACCATCCAGGACCTGTTCGCCCTGCGTCCGGTGGGTGGCGACATCTGGGTGGCCTTGGCCTGGTGCCTCGGGATCCTCGTTGTCTCCTACGCCTTTGCCACGGCAGCCTACAAGCGCCAGATCGCCTAG
- a CDS encoding mannitol-1-phosphate 5-dehydrogenase — protein MKAVHFGAGNIGRGFVGLLLHEAGYEVVFADVADALISQLAAASSYDVHEVGENPAVKTVTGFRALNSGSQEVAVVEEISTADVVTTAVGPHILKFVAPVIARGLAARSPELPPLQVMACENAINATDLLHTEIRAAWDDSAGDLDALAVFANTAVDRIVPNQAPGQGLDVTVETFYEWVIDRTPFGGNAPVIPGATFVDELGPYIERKLFTVNTGHASAAYFGYQAGLEKISDAMADPSVAAKVRAVLEETKELLVAKHGFVEAEQEAYVQKILSRFTNPHLPDTVNRVGRAPLRKLSRHERFVGPAAELAERGVTPVALLEAMSAALRFDDANDDEAVELAKLLSALDAAAAVERITELTASHPLFAAVQKLVEDRQAES, from the coding sequence GTGAAGGCAGTCCATTTTGGGGCAGGCAACATCGGGCGTGGCTTCGTGGGGCTGCTGCTTCACGAAGCCGGCTATGAGGTGGTGTTCGCCGATGTCGCGGACGCGCTGATCAGCCAGCTCGCGGCGGCAAGCAGCTATGACGTCCACGAGGTTGGCGAGAACCCGGCGGTCAAGACCGTCACAGGTTTCCGCGCCCTTAACTCGGGTTCGCAGGAAGTCGCCGTTGTGGAGGAAATCTCGACGGCGGATGTGGTCACCACTGCGGTGGGTCCGCACATCCTGAAGTTCGTGGCACCGGTGATCGCCAGGGGACTGGCCGCCCGTTCCCCGGAGTTGCCGCCATTGCAGGTCATGGCCTGCGAGAACGCCATTAACGCTACGGATCTCCTGCACACGGAAATCCGTGCGGCCTGGGACGACTCCGCGGGCGACTTGGACGCGCTCGCAGTCTTTGCCAACACGGCGGTGGACCGCATTGTCCCCAACCAGGCGCCGGGCCAGGGCCTGGACGTCACCGTGGAGACGTTCTACGAGTGGGTCATTGACCGGACTCCGTTTGGTGGCAACGCGCCGGTGATCCCGGGCGCCACGTTCGTGGACGAGCTTGGTCCATACATTGAGCGCAAGCTGTTCACGGTCAATACCGGCCATGCTTCGGCCGCGTACTTCGGGTACCAGGCCGGGCTTGAGAAGATCTCCGATGCCATGGCGGATCCGTCTGTTGCAGCGAAGGTCCGCGCAGTGCTGGAGGAAACCAAGGAACTGCTGGTTGCCAAGCATGGGTTTGTTGAGGCGGAGCAGGAGGCCTATGTCCAGAAAATCCTTTCCCGCTTCACCAACCCGCATCTGCCGGACACGGTGAACCGCGTGGGCAGGGCGCCCTTGCGGAAGCTCAGCCGGCATGAGCGCTTTGTTGGTCCTGCTGCGGAGTTGGCCGAGCGTGGCGTGACACCGGTGGCACTTCTTGAGGCGATGTCTGCTGCCCTCCGCTTCGACGACGCTAACGACGACGAAGCCGTAGAGCTCGCAAAGCTGCTCTCGGCGCTGGACGCTGCGGCCGCCGTCGAACGCATCACGGAACTGACGGCCTCGCACCCACTGTTCGCTGCCGTCCAGAAGCTCGTGGAGGATCGGCAAGCAGAATCCTGA